A genomic segment from Lutzomyia longipalpis isolate SR_M1_2022 chromosome 3, ASM2433408v1 encodes:
- the LOC129792052 gene encoding death-associated inhibitor of apoptosis 1-like — MLTFGIILRAKMAVCQFLPKLHKYTNPSYDCCDNRTHEGADGAADVGPSTSSGNSGGSSGTNTSGSVGDDVGPQINRAQALACRPTPIMSTIEDLHREENRLQTFEGWTVEFIDKNKLAMLGFYFLGYQDVVKCAFCRVEIGRWERDDDVFTEHYRWSTNCPLLRRRPTSNVPIDAEALDRVLPSVSYDTCGPCGVTNPRPTTFSEASHQPVSTDNFTPMSLFYHTSPRRCDYAELEIEANRLATFREWPRNLKMKPEELCDAGFFYTGIGDRVQCFSCGGGLKDWEDNDCAWEQHALWYDNCEYLKLIKGQKYIDEVKAKHAQRQAEAASSTSTATVSSVAAAAAAPKDDEASTVKCEEVNATKGGAVGSPGEAVENKLCKICFVNDYNTAFLPCGHVVACAKCASSVTSCPLCREPFTTVTRIYFS, encoded by the coding sequence ATGCTAACTTTCGGTATCATTCTAAGGGCTAAAATGGCAGTATGTCAATTTCTGCCGAAACTCCATAAATACACAAACCCTAGTTACGATTGTTGTGACAATCGCACGCATGAAGGAGCTGATGGTGCCGCAGACGTTGGCCCGAGTACATCAAGTGGAAATAGTGGTGGTAGTTCAGGTACAAATACATCCGGAAGTGTTGGGGATGATGTGGGGCCCCAGATAAATCGTGCACAAGCCCTTGCGTGTCGTCCAACACCAATAATGTCAACAATTGAGGATTTGCATCGTGAAGAGAATCGCCTACAGACCTTTGAGGGGTGGACggttgaatttattgataagAACAAGCTGGCAATGCTTGGATTTTACTTTCTTGGGTATCAGGATGTTGTGAAGTGCGCCTTTTGTCGCGTTGAAATTGGCCGTTGGGAGCGTGATGATGATGTtttcactgagcactacagaTGGAGTACAAATTGCCCCTTGCTACGTCGTCGTCCCACGTCGAATGTACCCATTGATGCTGAGGCATTGGATAGGGTGTTGCCGAGTGTCTCCTATGACACATGTGGTCCGTGTGGGGTAACAAATCCACGTCCAACAACCTTCTCCGAGGCATCACATCAACCCGTTAGTACGGATAACTTTACACCCATGTCGCTCTTCTATCACACCTCACCGCGACGATGTGACTATGCGGAGTTGGAGATTGAGGCGAATCGTTTGGCCACATTCAGGGAATGGCCGAGGAATTTGAAGATGAAACCCGAAGAGCTATGTGATGCTGGGTTCTTCTACACGGGTATTGGGGATCGTGTGCAGTGCTTTAGCTGTGGTGGGGGCTTAAAGGATTGGGAGGACAATGATTGTGCATGGGAGCAACATGCTCTGTGGTATGATAATTGCGAATACCTCAAATTGATAAAGGGACAGAAGTACATTGATGAAGTTAAGGCAAAACATGCGCAGCGACAAGCTGAGGCTGCATCATCCACAAGCACAGCAACAGTGTCCAGtgtagcagcagcagcagcggcCCCAAAAGACGATGAGGCGTCTACCGTTAAATGTGAAGAGGTTAATGCCACAAAGGGTGGTGCCGTTGGATCACCTGGGGAGGCAGTAGAAAATAAACTATGCAAAATTTGCTTTGTTAATGACTACAATACGGCTTTTCTGCCGTGCGGTCACGTTGTTGCGTGCGCAAAGTGTGCATCATCTGTTACAAGTTGTCCACTATGTCGGGAACCGTTCACAACAGTGACCaggatatatttttcttaa
- the LOC129792051 gene encoding uncharacterized protein LOC129792051 yields MLREKLIVVLLVVLGVADAAPPCSIYLTLTPLARSAEERFLEVNWGSACEEKMWIGVFQKNPSLYNEQPIYYLETHGQPSGYELTSIQLGRLDLPKEWESPAGEKKNFHTECLPYFVAGFRGDDLVSLDCLKIQPQWQTQMKDRIGNIPLRKLFIPGTHCSGCYMNDTQTRMQLLRHFIFPQDFDVWTQLVFGVRYLDVSVGYHNNEKTREKFWIVADNIIVSPLDKLLEDVKRFIEVSGEVVILDFRDFPLGFLSSGTMAERHNEFVEYLERELKDVALPRQDGRESFDFTLNEIQSMGKTLIVTYGIPGLAEKSQYLWRCWEGHTSASLMDSEMTEYVRNLFGRRNTPGMEVPDIGWVFYGIQSIESYVGSSRKIQSARERAAAINRNLTTWLSGPWGLNANAVAIDFILSSNLLDIALHTNRHKAHKASDLLNMDY; encoded by the coding sequence ATGTTGCGCGAGAAGTTGATCGTTGTATTGCTGGTCGTATTGGGGGTTGCTGATGCTGCTCCTCCGTGTAGCATTTACCTCACCCTCACCCCATTGGCGAGGAGTGCTGAGGAGAGATTCCTCGAAGTGAACTGGGGTAGTGCGTGTGAGGAGAAAATGTGGATTGGGGTATTCCAGAAGAATCCCTCACTGTACAATGAGCAACCCATCTACTACCTTGAAACTCACGGGCAACCATCAGGCTATGAGTTGACGAGTATTCAGCTGGGACGTTTAGATTTACCCAAAGAATGGGAGAGTCCTGCTGGGGAGAAGAAGAACTTCCACACCGAATGTTTGCCATACTTTGTTGCTGGCTTCCGGGGGGATGATCTTGTGTCGCTGGATTGCCTGAAGATTCAACCACAGTGGCAGACACAGATGAAGGATCGTATTGGCAACATTCCTCTGCGGAAGCTCTTCATTCCCGGAACTCACTGCTCAGGATGCTACATGAATGACACACAGACTCGGATGCAGCTCCTGCGACATTTTATCTTCCCGCAGGATTTTGATGTGTGGACACAGCTAGTCTTTGGGGTACGCTACCTGGATGTGAGTGTTGGCTACCACAACAATGAGAAGACACGTGAAAAATTCTGGATTGTTGCTGATAACATCATTGTCTCACCGCTAGACAAACTCCTCGAGGATGTTAAGAGATTCATTGAAGTTAGCGGAGAAGTTGTAATCCTGGATTTCAGGGACTTCCCATTGGGTTTCCTTAGCTCGGGAACTATGGCAGAGAGACACAATGAATTTGTGGAATATCTCGAGCGAGAGCTCAAAGATGTAGCTCTTCCGCGGCAGGATGGACGGGAATCCTTTGATTTTACactaaatgaaattcaatccaTGGGAAAGACTCTCATTGTAACGTATGGGATACCAGGATTAGCTGAGAAGAGTCAGTACCTGTGGAGGTGCTGGGAAGGGCACACAAGTGCATCACTTATGGATTCAGAAATGACGGAATATGTGAGGAATCTCTTTGGGCGAAGGAACACGCCGGGCATGGAAGTTCCAGACATTGGATGGGTATTCTACGGGATCCAATCAATTGAAAGTTACGTGGGTAGttcgagaaaaattcaatcagcTCGCGAGAGAGCTGCAGCAATCAATAGGAATCTCACAACATGGTTGAGTGGTCCATGGGGACTCAATGCCAATGCCGTGGccattgattttattctctcaTCGAATCTCCTGGACATTGCTCTCCATACAAATCGTCACAAAGCCCATAAGGCATCAGATCTCCTCAACATGGACTATTAG
- the LOC129792050 gene encoding palmitoleoyl-protein carboxylesterase NOTUM has translation MWSNLFLIKILLTLTTFIDHIPASEAAAVRQNSILIESNSVQRVVGETQRTEARGLKRVFLSNRTVACNDGSQAGFYLRRSAVFSRRWIVYLEGGMYCYDYKSCRDRWLNARNLMTSAQWTDTKEVGGILSPHPDENPYWHDANHVIVPYCSSDSWSGTKSIPDTRDGWRFMGSLIVKQVIADLIPLGLGNTQGAELLLAGSSAGGVGVMLNLDKIRHFLVQERGLRVTVRGISDSGWFLDREPYVPGAIASTDVVKQGWNLWNGAVPEACRKKHSREPWRCYFGHRLYPTLKAPLFVFQWLFDEEQMKADGVWAPKSPQQWDYIHGMGNALRDSLENVTAVFAPSCIGHSVLNNRDWLHIRVNNISLSDALKCWEQSTQKIRRKPRTKEERERRRLRRQKQEERRLKRLQKKLRENEERKAKGQGKKAKKNKKNQDRKNPNRPTKIPKRHSQHNLNALLLPKSPTEGDDFTGYVQDEANATQSKRQRKRRKNQKRRHQQNNHQEAQKSSPDTEKCTALRLLERCSWPQCNHSCPTFTNPVTGKKMTDLELLSSFGMEVEAAASALGVDMQTLKNMDLITVLT, from the exons ATGTGGAGTAATTTATTCCTCATTAAG ATTCTTCTCACATTGACCACATTCATCGACCACATTCCCGCCTCTGAGGCCGCAGCTGTTCGGCAGAATTCCATCCTCATCGAAAGCAACTCCGTACAGCGTGTGGTAGGTGAAACGCAACGCACAGAGGCGCGCGGTTTGAAGCGTGTCTTTCTATCCAACAGAACAGTGGCATGCAATGATGGCTCACAAGCGGGTTTCTACCTCCGACGTTCGGCTGTTTTCTCACGCAGATGGATTGTCTACCTCGAGGGTGGGATGTACTGCTATGATTACAAATCCTGCCGGGATCGTTGGCTCAATGCACGCAATCTCATGACATCAGCTCAGTGGACAGACACGAAAGAGG TGGGGGGTATCCTTTCACCGCATCCAGATGAGAATCCCTACTGGCATGATGCAAATCATGTAATTGTACCCTACTGCAGCAGTGATTCGTGGAGTGGAACAAAATCCATTCCAGACACAAGAGATGGATGGCGTTTTATGGGATCCCTGATTGTTAAGCAGGTCATTGCTGATCTGATCCCATTGGGATTGGGCAACACACAGGGTGCTGAACTCCTTCTTGCTGGCTCATCAGCCGGTGGTGTCGGTGTTATGCTCAATTTGGATAAAATTCGACATTTTCTTGTTCAGGAAAGag GATTGAGGGTGACAGTGAGGGGTATCAGTGATTCAGGATGGTTCCTCGATCGTGAACCTTATGTACCAGGTGCCATAGCATCGACAGATGTTGTAAAGCAGGGTTGGAATTTGTGGAATGGTGCTGTTCCTGAGGCATGCCGAAAGAAGCATTCACGTGAACCGTGGCGCTGCTACTTTGGACATCGTCTATATCCAACACTAAAAG ctCCCCTATTTGTGTTTCAATGGCTTTTCGATGAGGAGCAGATGAAGGCTGACGGTGTGTGGGCTCCTAAATCACCTCAGCAATGGGACTACATCCATGGCATGGGTAATGCCCTGAGGGATTCCCTGGAGAATGTTACAGCAGTCTTTGCACCGTCGTGCATTGGGCATTCAGTACTCAATAATCGCGATTGGCTGCACATTCGTGTCAATAATATTTCCCTGTCGGATGCCCTAAAGTGTTGGGAGCAGTCAACGCAGAAAATCCGCCGGAAACCCAGAACAAAAGAGGAGCGTGAGAGAAGAAGATTACGAAGGCAGAAGCAGGAGGAGAGACGGCTCAAGAGGCTCCAGAAGAAATTGCGGGAGAATGAAGAACGAAAAGCAAAGGGACAGGGAAAGAAGGccaaaaagaataagaaaaatcaag ATCGCAAAAATCCCAATCGTCCCACGAAGATACCAAAGCGCCATTCACAGCACAATCTCAATGCCCTACTCTTGCCCAAAAGCCCAACGGAAGGTGATGATTTCACGGGATACGTGCAGGATGAGGCAAATGCGACGCAGTCAAAGCGACAACGGAAACGACGCAAAAATCAGAAGCGTCGCCATCAGCAGAATAATCATCAGGAAGCCCAGAAAAGTAGTCCAGATACGGAAAAGTGCACAGCATTGCGTCTCCTGGAGCGCTGTAGTTGGCCCCAGTGCAACCACTCATGCCCAACATTCACAAATCCCGTCACAGGGAAGAAGATGACTGATCTGGAACTTCTCTCGTCCTTTGGGATGGAAGTCGAAGCGGCTGCTTCGGCTCTCGGTGTGGACATGCAAACGCTCAAGAACATGGATCTCATCACCGTTCTCACGTAG